GCACCAACGAGACAAAGAAACATATGAATGAAAATCTTGCATATCAGGGGAGATCCAGAAGATCTCTTCAAGAAAAGCTGGATGGTTGCATGCTAAAGCTGCCAGAATCTGATCTCAATACAAGTCCTGAAACCAGGCCCCGGGAAGAGGAACACAGCATAGGTAATGTTGTCTAGCATTGGAGAATGTGCTTTGGGAATAATTTATTTGTGATATCTGGATCAGTTGATGTTATTATATCTTATAAACTTGGAATCAACATAGGAGAATGGCTTGGCATAAACAAAATTAGAGTATGCATATACAGCAGTACATTATTTAGAAAACAAAAGTGGGCAAAAAGATCAAAATTCCAGTCAGTTAAAGCTTTCATATGCATTAACATAAACAAACTTTGCTGTATTCACATCGATTCAAGTGATTACAAACACCTGCAGATGGTTTAACTTAAATTATGTGTGGTCTAGAACTGTTTTCTCCCGCATACCCACCATCTTCATTTAGCAATGATAAGGCAGATTGAGGAAACACAGCGAAACCTGCAGATGATAGTATGGTTCTTATAGTACTTTTACTGCAAAAGTACTTGAGCGCAGCAAAGGCAAAATAAATCAAAGAAGATCATCATTAAGACAAACTTGAAAAAACTCATAGACCATGTGTAACTGCTACTAGATAGTGGACTGTTGAAAAAACCTATGGCAAAGTTGTAAGCTTCACTGCTCACTGTTCTAACAAATAACTGAGCTATAGAGTCACCATCCCAGAGTGAAACTAGAATAAGCCTTCTGGAGCTTGAGTTATGGACAATAATAAAATGAAATTCAAACTAACACGAGACTTTATGATTGCTATCTAAGGATGTTGTTTAGACTTTCCTGTGAAGGAAGAACAGTGAATTCAGCAAAATCAAGTCCTAATaggataatactccctccgttccatggagggagtagtttataaatAATAACTAAGGAAACAACGATGGGATACAGTTAGGTTATACTACAAAAACTAACTGTGTTGTTGTCGCCTTAACAGAAATAATGATGTAAATCTTTGTGATGTTACCATATTATTATATAACACAAACTGCACAATTAGCATAAATATAGTACTGTTTATTAATTTTAGTGGCCTCAATTTCCACTTCTGCACTTCTTTCAATGTACATATAGTCCCTCAGAGGCTATATGTTTACTTCTTTTATTGTTTTGCACAGGAAAACTGAAAAGGTTCTTTCAAGCTCTACAGACAGCATGGGGCTGTGTTCGTCTAGGATTAGGCATTGTCAACCTTGGATTAGAGCACGAGTTCTTTCAAAGCTTGATAGTTTGAAGTAACTGTAATGTCGTCATTTTAAGAGGTAGTACTCACTTTTGAGAGTACACTGCTTCAGGAAATGTACTGCCGGTTTGACATAGCGGCAGGTGAATTGCTGATCTGATGCTGCATTGCTGCAACAGTTGGTTTGATGCCAGATGGATTGTACTAGGAATATAGTGGAAGTTGTAAAAAAAGTGTATGAGTGAACAAACTATGAATGAGAAATTTGACATATCCTGAAACAGCAACTGTTAAAGTGTGTACAGATGAAACTGCACTATATTAATTCAGAGGTCGTATTTAGCTAGCTGATTTAATTACATgtcaaagtaatgtatgtcataaggCCAGAACAGTAAATTAAGATACTATGCTACATATTCTTAGCTAAAATTCAAAGACATGGGAAACAACTGATCATTTAATAGCAGGTAAGGGGCTCCTGTTAGTTAATAGATGGTACCCTTACCATTACCTGTAGCCAAAGCTCAAAGGCTTGGTTAGTTCGCATCATGAGAACAAATCTCTCATATAACAAGCCAACGATTACACCATCAAGGATCAGCTATCTGAATTTTGACCTTCCGTACACACACACCGATATACTCTTCGAAGAATGCTCTTACTTAATGCTCTTACGGTCTtacccttcttcaatatcatgcggTGCTTCAGGGAGCGTGGCGACATAACCAATGGATTTCATGTCAGCGGTGATCTCACACAATACTTTACGTATCTTATGTAAGCAAGGATGAGACCCATCTCTGGAAGTGAACTCATGAACCACACCATCAACTTCAATAGAACTTGCCCCTGGTACATTTCTTAAGCCCCCGTCTCTCATTGCCTTCCGAAGTTTGCTAACTTCATCCCACCTCTCCTGCTCTGCATAAATGTTTGACAGGAGAATATAGTTCCCACTGTTGTGAGGCTCAAGCTCAATTAGATGTAACAGGGCTTGTTCCCCAAGCTCAGCATCACCATGAGTCCGAGCAGCAGCAAGAAGAGCTCCCCATATTGCTGCATTTGCCTTGAAAGGCATGTCCTTAACTAAGTCTTGAGCTTCCATCAAACAACCAGCACGGCCAAGTAAATCGACCATGCATCCATAATGTTCAACTCGTGGCTTAATCCTGTACCGCGATACCATGATTTGGAAATACCAGCGGCCCAAATCAGTCAGTCCAATGTGGCTACACGCTGACAGGATGGCAAGAAAAGTAATGTCATTTGGTGCCACATTCTCCCTTTCCATCCGGCGGAACATATCAACAGCTTCCAAACCAAGGCCATGCAAAGCAAATCCAGCGATCAACGTCGTCCAAGTCACAATGCTCTTCTGCCCCATACCCTCAAACACCTCCACCGCCTTGGCAACACACCCGCATTTGAGGTACATGTCAATTATGGCGTTCATCAGCCGTATATGCCAGCATAACCCCCGCTTCACCACGAACCTGTGCACCCATTCCCCCAAATCAACAGCTCCGAGATCCCCACAAGCCGACAGCACGGACAGCATTGCTATCCCATCAGGCTCGATGCCCTCCACCTGCATCCTCCGGAACACCTCGACCGCCTCTGCTGGCCGTTTCATCTGTGCATATGCTCCGATCAAGGTCGTCCACGACACGACGTTCCTCTGTGGCATAGCATCGAACAGCTCACGCGCACAGACCAGGTTCCCGGACTTGACATACCCCGAGATGGTAACGTTCCAGCAAAAGATGTCCTTGTGGACCGTTTCATCGAACACACTGCGTGCGGAGGCTGCGCAGGCACAGGAAAAGTAGGCCTGGGTGAGGCTGGCCGAGACGTGCGCGTCGGAGGCGAGCCCGGCACGGACGACAATGGAGTGGAGCTGCGGGCCGAGAGTGCCACGCAGGTGGGGAATCCGGGAGGCAGCGTTGAGGGATACGGAGGGGTGTGTTCGGTGGAGGAGCGCGAGGGCGTGGGGGCAGAGGGGAAGGCGGAGAGAGGCGAGGAGGAGCGCCGAGAGGAGTCGCGCGTTGTGGTGGCCGCCGCGGGGGAGGAGGAAGGCGTGGGCCTGCAGGAGGTGGCGCGGGGAGTCGAGACGGTTGAGGAGGGAAAACGCGCGGTGGAGCGCTAGGGGCAGCGGCGGCATGCGGAGAGGCGGCGCGGTGGTGACTGCCGGGCAGTGGCGGGACTTCGTGCATTCGTGACGCGGGGTACTGTGTTGTGACTTGTGAACAGGCCTGGGAGGAATTCGATCGAGACCAAACGAACCGGGCCGGAGTTTAGTGTTGGACTTTGGGCTCGGTATCCTCTCCAACTCCAGCGCGCGTTTCTACCGGTTTGGGTCGAAATGGACAAAAAACACCACCAACGCGCCGATGCAAACAAATGAGCATCCGTTTCTtaagagcaactagttaacgaaatGACCAACATGTTTTATAAAAATCTGTACACTTCAGAAGGGGTTCAGGATATGGACAACGTCATTTCAACAGTACCATGCAAAGTAACCCAGGAGATGAATGACATGTTGAATGCTCCTTACACTTAAAAGAAGTAAAAACGGCACTCTTTCAAATGTTTCCTACTAAGTCATCGGGTCCGGATGGTTTTCGGGCTCACTTCTTCAGCGTCATTGGGAGATTTGTGGGATGATGTTACCAAAGCAGTTTTTGATATTGTGAAGGAAAAGGAGTCAACAAAAAGCATCAATGCCATCTTGGTGCTTATCCCAATGGTGAAAAACCCCACTCTATTATCACTGTTTCGGCCTATCAgtcatatgccctagaggcaataataaagttgttatttatatttccttatattatgataaatgtttattattcatactagaattgtattaaccggaaacttagtacatgtgtgaatacatagacaaacagagtgtcactagtttacctttacttgactagctcgttgaatcaatgatggttatgtttcctaaccatagacatgagttgtcatttgattaacgggatcacatcattagagaatgatgtgattgacttgacctatctgttagcttagcacgatgatcgtttagtttgttgctattgttttctccataactatatatgttcctatgactatgagatcatgcaactcccaaataccggaggaacactttgtgtgctaccaaacgtcataatgtaactgggtgattataaatgtgctctacaggtgtctccgatggtgtttgttgagttggcatggatcaagattaggatttgtcactccgactgtcggagaggtatctctgggccctctcggtaatgtacatcactataagccttgcaagcaatgtacctaatgagttagttacgggatgtagcattacagaacgagtaaagagacttgccagtaacgagattgaactaggtattgagataccgacgatcgaatctcgggcaagtaacatactgatgacaaagggaacaacgtataccgttatgcggtttgaccgataaagatcttcgtagaatatgtatgagccgatatgagcatccaggttccgctattggttattgaccggagacatgtcttgctcatgtctacatagttctcgaacccgtagggtccgcacgcttaatgttcggtgacgattggtattatgagtttatgtgatttgatataccgaaagttgtttggagttctggatgagatcacggacatgacgaggagtctcgaaatgatcaagccgtaaatatcgatatattgtaag
The Triticum dicoccoides isolate Atlit2015 ecotype Zavitan chromosome 3A, WEW_v2.0, whole genome shotgun sequence genome window above contains:
- the LOC119267886 gene encoding pentatricopeptide repeat-containing protein At5g56310-like, yielding MPPLPLALHRAFSLLNRLDSPRHLLQAHAFLLPRGGHHNARLLSALLLASLRLPLCPHALALLHRTHPSVSLNAASRIPHLRGTLGPQLHSIVVRAGLASDAHVSASLTQAYFSCACAASARSVFDETVHKDIFCWNVTISGYVKSGNLVCARELFDAMPQRNVVSWTTLIGAYAQMKRPAEAVEVFRRMQVEGIEPDGIAMLSVLSACGDLGAVDLGEWVHRFVVKRGLCWHIRLMNAIIDMYLKCGCVAKAVEVFEGMGQKSIVTWTTLIAGFALHGLGLEAVDMFRRMERENVAPNDITFLAILSACSHIGLTDLGRWYFQIMVSRYRIKPRVEHYGCMVDLLGRAGCLMEAQDLVKDMPFKANAAIWGALLAAARTHGDAELGEQALLHLIELEPHNSGNYILLSNIYAEQERWDEVSKLRKAMRDGGLRNVPGASSIEVDGVVHEFTSRDGSHPCLHKIRKVLCEITADMKSIGYVATLPEAPHDIEEG